One genomic region from Nitrospirota bacterium encodes:
- the msbA gene encoding lipid A export permease/ATP-binding protein MsbA: MSTLDRLIRLFRYLKPYRVRLGAAFACSGLVAAFSGAYAWLVKPVLDEIFINKNESLLLVLPLALFTVSVLKSAFNYGQNYLMNYVGNQVITDIRQELFGKLIRLPIPYHDVNTSGRLVSRVVNDVSLMANAVAGVLKDIFQQGLTFLAMMGVIFYQNWRLAGLSVIVIPLAVFTMVRMGKRLRALAASGQERMGDMASTLQETLSGIRMVKAYGREETEETRFQLSNRAFLSTTMKAIQVSSLGSSHMEVIGVVGVAAIIWYGGFLVINGSMTPGEFFSFLTAMFMAYTPLRRLSGSNNSIQQALAAAERVFSVLDLQTEQDAERGRLELPRVAQAVTFEDVTFLYESQAVPALNDINLTIRAGEMVALVGSSGSGKTTLVNLIPRFYEPTAGRVLIDGVDIQSYSLRSLRSQMGMVSQDVVLFDDSIRNNIAFGRQDATDEEIVQAARLAYAHDFVERLPQGYQTVVGEKGVKLSGGERQRLAIARAILRDPPLLILDEATSALDTESERVVQLALTNLMKNRTTVVIAHRLSTIQRADRIMVLAKGSIVEVGTHDELLRHGGQYQRLHAMQFQDVPDA; encoded by the coding sequence ATGTCGACGCTAGATCGCTTGATACGACTGTTTCGTTATCTGAAGCCCTATCGGGTTCGCTTGGGTGCGGCCTTCGCCTGTTCAGGGCTGGTGGCGGCCTTCTCCGGCGCCTATGCCTGGCTCGTCAAGCCGGTCCTCGACGAGATCTTCATCAATAAGAACGAAAGCCTGCTGCTGGTCCTTCCTCTTGCGCTCTTCACCGTGTCGGTGTTGAAGAGCGCCTTCAACTACGGGCAAAACTATCTCATGAACTATGTCGGGAATCAGGTGATCACCGACATCCGGCAGGAGTTGTTCGGGAAGCTCATTCGGCTGCCCATTCCCTACCACGATGTGAATACGTCGGGGCGGCTGGTGTCCCGTGTGGTGAACGACGTGTCGTTGATGGCCAACGCGGTGGCCGGCGTTCTGAAGGATATTTTCCAGCAGGGCCTCACGTTTCTCGCCATGATGGGCGTCATCTTCTATCAGAATTGGCGGCTGGCCGGTCTCTCGGTGATCGTCATCCCCTTGGCCGTCTTCACGATGGTGCGGATGGGGAAACGGCTGCGGGCGCTGGCGGCCAGCGGGCAAGAGCGGATGGGGGATATGGCCTCGACGCTTCAGGAAACGTTGTCCGGTATTCGCATGGTGAAGGCCTATGGGCGGGAAGAGACCGAGGAGACGAGATTCCAACTGAGCAACCGCGCCTTCCTGAGTACGACGATGAAGGCGATCCAAGTCTCGTCCCTCGGGTCGTCGCATATGGAAGTGATCGGTGTGGTGGGGGTCGCGGCGATTATCTGGTATGGCGGCTTTCTCGTGATCAATGGCTCCATGACGCCGGGGGAATTTTTCTCGTTTCTCACGGCGATGTTCATGGCCTATACCCCGCTTCGCCGGTTGTCCGGTTCCAATAATTCCATTCAACAGGCCTTGGCCGCAGCCGAACGAGTATTTAGCGTGCTGGACCTCCAGACCGAGCAGGATGCGGAGCGGGGGCGGTTGGAGTTGCCGCGTGTGGCGCAGGCGGTGACGTTTGAGGACGTGACGTTTCTGTATGAGAGCCAGGCCGTGCCGGCGCTGAATGACATCAACCTGACGATTCGCGCCGGAGAGATGGTGGCGCTTGTCGGCAGCAGTGGGAGTGGAAAGACGACCCTGGTCAATCTGATTCCGCGCTTTTACGAACCGACTGCCGGTCGTGTGCTCATCGACGGAGTCGACATTCAGTCCTACAGCCTGCGCTCGCTGCGTTCGCAGATGGGGATGGTGTCCCAAGATGTGGTCTTGTTCGACGACAGCATTCGGAACAATATTGCGTTTGGGCGGCAGGATGCGACCGATGAAGAGATTGTGCAGGCGGCGCGGTTGGCCTATGCCCACGATTTCGTCGAACGTCTTCCTCAGGGATATCAGACGGTGGTAGGAGAAAAAGGGGTGAAGCTTTCAGGCGGCGAACGGCAGCGTTTGGCCATCGCCCGCGCAATTTTACGCGACCCTCCCTTGCTCATTCTCGATGAGGCCACGTCGGCCTTGGACACCGAGTCCGAGCGGGTCGTCCAGCTGGCGCTGACCAACTTGATGAAAAATCGGACGACCGTCGTGATCGCCCATCGGCTGTCCACGATTCAACGGGCCGATCGGATCATGGTCTTGGCCAAGGGCTCGATCGTCGAAGTCGGCACCCACGACGAACTGCTTCGCCACGGAGGCCAATACCAGCGGCTTCATGCCATGCAGTTCCAGGACGTGCCTGATGCGTAA
- the lpxB gene encoding lipid-A-disaccharide synthase — translation MLIVTGEASGDLHGAHLAKAIMALDPTAELVGIGGAAMRAAGVSLVPGVPQLDVMGLIGLSAIRAMVQRVLAIRRVLKSEAWDLVVLIDNPGLNFHFARVAKAAGRRVMYYIAPQVWAWRPGRMKWIQRRVDHVVVILPFEPELYRRAGVRCTFVGHPLLDAVAPQYDRAALRRKFGLDESARVVGLLPGSRVREVEMLLPVLLDAAAQLHAAEPGIQFILAQASSIHDHLIQSLLQRSPVPVRVAYDQASEVMALSDVLFIASGTATLQAAVVGTPMVLLYKTTPVTYRLARWLINVKWIGLVNLVAGRSVVPELIQDEATAERLCQEVLHLLRDPSAYREMKEGLRQVRQSLGEPGASRRAAEVALSECRR, via the coding sequence ATGTTGATCGTGACAGGCGAAGCGTCGGGTGACCTCCATGGGGCTCATTTAGCGAAAGCGATCATGGCGCTCGACCCGACGGCCGAGCTGGTCGGCATTGGTGGGGCGGCGATGCGCGCAGCAGGGGTGAGCCTCGTGCCGGGCGTTCCGCAGCTAGATGTGATGGGATTGATCGGCCTGTCTGCCATTCGGGCCATGGTCCAGCGCGTGTTGGCGATCCGGCGAGTGCTGAAGTCAGAGGCCTGGGATTTGGTCGTGCTGATCGATAATCCAGGGCTGAATTTTCATTTCGCCCGGGTGGCCAAGGCCGCCGGCCGGCGTGTGATGTACTATATCGCGCCCCAGGTTTGGGCCTGGCGTCCCGGTCGTATGAAGTGGATTCAGCGCCGGGTCGATCATGTCGTCGTCATTCTCCCGTTCGAGCCGGAACTCTATCGCCGGGCGGGTGTGCGTTGTACGTTCGTCGGCCATCCGCTGCTTGATGCGGTGGCGCCGCAGTACGATCGTGCGGCGCTTCGCAGGAAGTTCGGCCTGGACGAGTCGGCCCGCGTCGTTGGATTGTTGCCGGGGAGTCGAGTGCGCGAAGTCGAGATGCTGCTGCCGGTGCTTCTCGACGCGGCGGCGCAACTGCATGCCGCAGAACCGGGGATACAATTTATCCTGGCGCAGGCCTCTTCAATTCACGATCATCTGATTCAGTCTCTGTTACAGCGGAGCCCTGTGCCGGTCCGAGTCGCATACGATCAGGCGAGTGAGGTGATGGCCCTATCCGATGTGTTGTTTATCGCATCGGGAACCGCCACGCTGCAGGCGGCGGTGGTGGGGACTCCCATGGTGTTGCTGTACAAGACTACGCCGGTGACCTATCGCCTGGCGCGTTGGCTGATCAATGTGAAGTGGATCGGGCTCGTCAATCTGGTGGCAGGCCGATCGGTCGTTCCGGAACTGATTCAGGATGAGGCGACGGCCGAGCGGTTGTGTCAGGAGGTGCTCCACCTCTTGCGCGATCCGTCGGCCTATCGTGAGATGAAAGAAGGGTTGCGGCAGGTTCGGCAATCATTAGGGGAGCCCGGCGCCTCCCGCCGAGCCGCAGAGGTGGCATTGTCTGAATGTCGACGCTAG